Part of the Ammospiza nelsoni isolate bAmmNel1 chromosome 6, bAmmNel1.pri, whole genome shotgun sequence genome is shown below.
CCTCTGGGTCTGGGAGTGGGAattctgcagcagggcaggagctggcactgggagtTGAGGTTGGAGATGTCCTGGTGCTCACCAGGGCCAAGGACAGGATCAGCCCAGAGCTCCACAAAGGTTTTCCTGCTGTGGTcaccttctcctctcccctgtTCCCCAGGACACAGATCTGTCAAGAAATATTCCTGGGAAGGTGAAAGTGTCTGCGCCTCACCTCCAGAACATGAAGAGGAAGTGATTCCATGCTGGGGGCTGGGACAGACGGACACAGACCCAGCACCAGGACTGAATCCCTGCACCCAGGgcctgcattcctgctgctttaGCTGGACTCTGGTACAAATTGCAGATAAATGTGGAATTAAATTGCGGGCATTTGGTCAGGAAcgtccttccctgctgctgcttctctgttcAAGTGCTCATTCCCCTCTGCTGGGCAAAGGCTCTGGAATTCCAGGGTGTTCAATTCCGGAGCCTCcaggagggcagtgccaggggagaAAGCTTCCTTGGGGAAGGTGGAATTGTGTTTCCCCCCAAACATTCCCTGGCTGTGGAGAGAGGAAGGTGCAGGCCcagcttcccccagcccagctgtgccagaaccctgaggaggggaggaagagcagagctgggagtcGGGAAAAACCCCGGGGATCTCTCAGGAATTACAGCACAGAAATTGTTCTACAAGTCAAcgtttttaattagtttttgaAGACAGCTTAAAACTTGATTCCCCccttccccacagcagcacagcctggccctgtcccccatgtcccctctccatgtccctgcagccaggggacaTCCAGGGGAGCtccacagggctgggaacaggCACAAACACTCCCAGTTACACTCGCAGGGCAGAATATCTGCTACCTAAAGTTCACAACTCAAGTTCCACAacataaaaattcaaaaaaaaaaaaaaaaaacaaccaaaaccaaactacAGCCAAGCAGAAAGTAGTGGTGCTTTAACATCTCAAGGTTTACGACAGTTTATCGACCGACAACGGGACAACTTCCTGATCCTGCTCCTGACTTCCACATCCTGCTTCTCTGACCTTAAGCATCCGTGAAGCCGTgggtgaacaccaccacagcctCACTCCAGAGCCGTGCTGAGcgttcccagctctgcccccaaGGACATCCCCCCGCCCTCGGGGTCGGCCTCACCCCCTCGGGGTGCACAACCCCACACCTGGTCACAGCTGAGGCTCAGGCTCGTCTCCTCTGGCATCAAATACATTTATTGGAACATCTCACACAAAAATAGGTTCTCTCTAGGCCATTCACATGCACGGGAGGGCGAGAAGCAACTACCTACACACAGAGGGTGGGGCACGGGCCGTGCCCGGGCTCAGGAGCCCGAGGTGTTGTTGCTGCCGAAGCGCTGGTTCACGCTGTGCAGCAGGTGCTTGGGCAGGCAGTGCCACGAGCTGGCCAACAGCTCCTTGAAGCAAATCACGGcctccaggcacagcctgcaacacagggacaggctgcactgggagctcctcaacagggctctgcagcagggacaggctgcactggagccccagcacaggctctggcagcagggacaggctgcactggagccccagcacaggctctgcagcagggacaggctgcactggagccccagcacaggctctgcagcagggacaggctgcactggagccccagcacaggctctgcagcagggacaggctgcactggagccccagcacaggctctggcagcagggacaggctgcactggagccccagcacaggctctggcagcagggacaggctgcactggagccccagcacaggctctgcagcagggacaggctgcactGGGAGCTCGAGCCACAGGTGCTGGGTGAGGAGAATGCTCCatgctcagccctggctgctgctctggcagtgtTTGGTAGAGGCACAAATGGTTTCCAGTATTTTAGGAACACAAATAGGTCAAATGGTAACCCTGCCCCACCTGTCTTAGAATcccaaaatggtttgggttggaaggaccttagatcccatcccattcccccctttttctatgggcagggcagggacacctttcaccatcccagagtgctccaacccctatccaacctggccttgggcacatccagggatccagaggcagccacagccagtccccaccctcccaggaaTTTCCCCCTGCCAGTTCCACGCTGAACTCCTGCTCTCTTACCTTACAAGAGATCTTGGCTGGAGGGAGAACACCAGGATTTCATTACTGTGAGCCTGGAGCGGGGCAGAGACAGAGAATTGgttctgtgggatctcagcaggAGCCAGAACAGGGAACACAACCAGGGAATccctgggttggaaggagcttaaagctcatcccattccagcctgccctgggcagggacactgggggaaACCTTCAGGCCTCCCAGCCCTGAGGGACTTTGggcatttcccatttccccctcagGCTTTGTGTGTGCACCTTTGTGATCCCCACGAGATCAGCACTGCACATGCCACGGGAAGGGGAAGCTCAAAAGCAACTCACAGCTTTGGAATGGGCCAGCAGGTTGTTGGCACAGCCCCCAAAGATGATCACCTCGCCCTCCTCGCTGGCACAGGCCGTGTGCCACAGCCTGGAACAGAGAGCAGCACTCATCaacccaaacccagctctggggacatcccccctcatcccagcctggccacagggacaaaaccagggagcagcagagctggaactgCTTCACCTGGCTCAgggcactgccctgagcagagggaggaagACTCCTGTGTTTCCCATGCCACACTGCTGCACCACAGGGCTTTAAACTGCAGCTCACCAACTCCTGATTCCTCAGGATGAGCCTCTGGCAGGACCTTGGTGacaccagccccagcctgggtgGTGGCACAGCACGGACACTGGTTCCAGTtatctctgctgctggcactcacagctcagagccctctgcagccagaTCAAACCCTAAATCCCGAGatcaaaccccaaatcccagaaccAAACCCTAAATCCCGAGatcaaaccccaaatcccagaaccAAACCCTAAATCCCGAGatcaaaccccaaatcccagaaccAAACCCTAAATCCTGAGatcaaaccccaaatcccagaaccAAACCCTAAATCCTGAGatcaaaccccaaatcccacaacCAAACCCTAAATCCTGAGATCAAACCCTAAATCCCGAGatcaaaccccaaatcctgagATCAAACCCCAAATTCTGTGCTTCCTGCTGTTTCACAGGCTGCCTGCCCTGGAATTCTGGGAGCACCCAACCACTGCCCCTCTGGGACACGTGAAAGGAGAGCTCTGGGGAGGAAGCAGGCTCCTCTCTCTGGCAGCCCCCACCAGGTGCTTCCACACCCCTTCTGTCCCCATTTCCAGGGAATTGGCTGCCATACCTTGGTTTTTCAGAGTAGTTGTGCTCAAACTGTACCCACTCGTTCTTGCTGATACAATAAATCCAGGCATCACCTGGAAACAAGCAAAATCCCAGACAAAATCAGGATCCTGTCAGTTCTGGAAGCTGCTGCAATGTACAAATACTCAGGTGTAGCACATCCCATTTCTGTTCTTAgataaatcaaatattttaggaaaaacaTTATAAAACACCGGCTCCCATTTAACAACAGGTGTTTAATGTAAGAGAGATTTATGGGGGTGAAGGGGGAGAATTGTAAAGCTGTCACCAATTGCAATTTGCACTTTTAGACACATTTTTAGAGCAGATCAGTTGCTGAAGTTGTGGTGTCTCCAcaccctcagcagctcctgctgtgtggAACGAGGAGTTGGAAGGATTTAGAAGGAATTCAAGGCAATCATTCCAgctcctgtgcagagctgttccACCACCAAATCCCTCTGGAATGACTTACTCAGGGGCTGCTTGTTGGTGGTGAAGCCTCCAAAGAGGAAGAGGTGATCCGAGGAGATCGGCGTTAAGGAATGCCACGACCGGCCCACGGGGCAGATGCCTTGGGTGAGTCTGGATTGCAAGAAAAACACCCAAATCACATCAGGGACAGCAAAACCCCTCTCTCCCCTGCCCTGATTATTTCTCAGCCGTCTGCAGGACACTGCAGTGACCCAAGGACAATGTGAATTCCTTTAGACACGGGAATTTTAAGCAGATCACGTTGGGCACCCACATTTCGTTCCACTCCCACGTGTCCAGGTTCAGGCAGTAGAAGTCGTTCATCCTGGACTCCTGCAAGAGAGCAGAGCgtggctcagccccagccctgctcactctggctccagcaccctgagcagggctgccctTACCCTGTATCTGCCTCCGAACACGAAGCCCCTGTTCCCCAGCGTGGCGCAGGCGTGGGCGGCGCGGGGGGACGGCGTCTTcccctgggggacagggacagggacagggacagggacagcacagtcAGCATCAGGGCACAACAGAGCCCCAGCCCAACTCACATTCACAGCCAGCAAGGATCACAGTGCAAAGCACAGCCAGTAAATCACCCTGTGTGCAGTTTGCTGATGGATGGAAGGTCAGGGAACTCATTAAAAATGGGGtttatttcttccctcttcAAGTGtataaattctgcttttagCACAGGGTTCAGCCACAGAAGACAGGCTGTAAATGAGGCAGTGACATAATAAATCCTTCAATTCATAAATAAtgaaagtgtccaaggccaggttggacagtCTGGAGCGAGCTGGgatagaggaaggtgtccctgccatggcagggctgggactggatgagatttaaggtcccttcccacccaaaccactctgggatccaccatttccatttccatttccattaaacaccatttccattttccttgaGTTTCTGAACCACTTGAGACCTGCATGAAGCAACCAGAGCAATTCTTTGGCAATCTGGAGCTCCTTGTCTCACATTTCACTTCCTCCAACACCAGCCCATTCCCCTGTTCCTGCACACTCCACATGTGAGTATTTGCAATTAGCAGGGTTTAATTGTCTCCTGAGCACAACTCAGCCCCCAGGGACAGGAACCAAGCATGCCCTGGCACTGAGGGTGACAGCAAACcccactgccctgcagctgcagcatcaaCCAAAGCACgagacaggaaaaaatggaTGCAGACAAAtctaaagaaaaagcaaatttccTCTTTTTGCAGAGCGGATCTGTCTAAATGAATGGTTTAAATTCATTGAGACAGATCCACTGTCTAAATGAACACTCCTAAATACCAAGAACACTCCTAAATACCATTACTGAGCTGTGACTTAATTAAATGACAGCAAACCATTAATAATTACCGTGGTTATGGGCTGGCTCCAAGTGAAAGTCTCAAGGTCCAGAACGTGCACGTGGTCATTCCACCCTCTAGGAAGGCctgaattcttaaaaaaaaaaaaaaaaaacataaagaagCAACAAGTTTTTACAAGCAGTGCTGAAATATTAAAAGTTGAACATTAAATTATGTTATATAAATTAGAAGTTGAATATTAAATTATTGAAGAAATGGCTTCCAGGGTTACTTACCCAAAAAGAAGTTTCATCAAATTCAAATGTTCCACGTTGCTTCCCTTCGGGAAAATAGCCATAGCCTCCAAAAAATATCAGCCTAGAGGAAAATATGGAGCAAGAGCTGTGAGAAATCTTGTTATTGTAAATGtaactataaatataaatgctGTGCTCAGAAAACCAGGGCAGCTCCTTTGTTTGCTGCCCCAGTGACCCTCCCAGCACACTGGATCCCTCTGGAGCAGTTCCCAGCTCAGGCTCCCAAGCTCTGCtccacctgcagctctctgaggCTGTCAGGATgtgcagcctgggcactgcactgtggcctctgctctcctggagctgaggTGGGAATTACCCCCAGGTTTTACCTCTGGGGTTTAGGCTGTGTTAGGAACGGGCAGGGCTTTGCCAGAAATTCCTGCAGGATTATGGAGTGCCAGAGAACCTGCAGCACCTCATTAAccacccacagctgcagcctgcccagatTCACATCTACCCTGATGCTATCAGTGTGCTAATGAGGAGCTCACTCCCCACATCAAGGAGctgaaaaagcagcactgagggcAATGCCACAGAACCACGGAGCGTCCCCAGCTGGGGGACACACAAGGGGCTCCCACATTTCCTGAGTCTCTGCAGCAAATCCCACAGCAAATCTCCTGAGTGGGAGCTCTCTAATGGAGCGGCCAAGGCAGCACAAGGGTtaaactccaaaatcccagaatggtttgggtggaagggaccctgaatcccacccagtgccacccctgccacggcagggacacctcccactgtcccagggtgccccagtgcccagcctggccttgggcactgccagggatccaggggcagccacagctgctctggcaatcccagcccagccaggaattcccagttcccaatctcccacccatccctgccctctggcactgggagccattccctggctcctgtccctccatcccttgtccccagtccctctgcagctctcctggagcctcttcaggccctgccaggggctctgagctctgcctggagccttctcctctccagggaacattcccagccagccccagggtgaggaggaggaggaggaggaagaagccaAGAAGGAGCCTCTCCTCTCTGGGGTCTCACCTGTTCTTGTGCACCCACACCCCCAGCTTGTCCTTGGACGAGGGGGGCACCCCCTGGCACTCCACTCTCACCCACTGCAGCACTTTGTCCGTGGATCTGGCATTTAACATGTAGaactgggaaaagaaagagattttttaaaCTCACTTCATCAGCTTAAAACTTGAGTCCGCTATTAAAATAGCAACTTTAAATCAACATGGGTTggtataaaaatagtaataaatgAAAAGTTCTCTTCCTAGCTGAAATGTagagcactgaaaacatttgCAACAAAAGATGGACTCACAAATCACAAAGTCCTGACCTTTTTCAGACTCAAACACCTTTTACAGCACTAACAGGGTTCTGGGCACTGAGCTTCAGCATCCaaaagctgctgtgggatgAAGTGAAGGTGTGTACAGAGCACAATTGTCTTACAGCTAAAAAATGGTTCAGAAGTTTTCCAAGTGGCATTTTTTACAGTTTCACCCCTTCTCTGCACCTATATAATTGTACAGGAAGAGAACCAGCTGCTACACTTACAtacaaaactgaaatgaaagaaTGCCAtggcatgaagggaagaaatCAACCTTAC
Proteins encoded:
- the KLHDC2 gene encoding kelch domain-containing protein 2 isoform X2, translating into MADENEELPADEELPAPAEEGFEQLENDSPAERSGHVAVTDGRCMYVWGGYKNAQVRGFYDFYLPRDEIWIYNMETGRWKKSRTEGDVPPSMSGSCAVCVDRVLYLFGGHHARGNTNKFYMLNARSTDKVLQWVRVECQGVPPSSKDKLGVWVHKNRLIFFGGYGYFPEGKQRGTFEFDETSFWNSGLPRGWNDHVHVLDLETFTWSQPITTESRMNDFYCLNLDTWEWNEILTQGICPVGRSWHSLTPISSDHLFLFGGFTTNKQPLSDAWIYCISKNEWVQFEHNYSEKPRLWHTACASEEGEVIIFGGCANNLLAHSKAAHSNEILVFSLQPRSLVRLCLEAVICFKELLASSWHCLPKHLLHSVNQRFGSNNTSGS
- the KLHDC2 gene encoding kelch domain-containing protein 2 isoform X1: MADENEELPADEELPAPAEEGFEQLENDSPAERSGHVAVTDGRCMYVWGGYKNAQVRGFYDFYLPRDEIWIYNMETGRWKKSRTEGDVPPSMSGSCAVCVDRVLYLFGGHHARGNTNKFYMLNARSTDKVLQWVRVECQGVPPSSKDKLGVWVHKNRLIFFGGYGYFPEGKQRGTFEFDETSFWNSGLPRGWNDHVHVLDLETFTWSQPITTGKTPSPRAAHACATLGNRGFVFGGRYRESRMNDFYCLNLDTWEWNEILTQGICPVGRSWHSLTPISSDHLFLFGGFTTNKQPLSDAWIYCISKNEWVQFEHNYSEKPRLWHTACASEEGEVIIFGGCANNLLAHSKAAHSNEILVFSLQPRSLVRLCLEAVICFKELLASSWHCLPKHLLHSVNQRFGSNNTSGS